The sequence CTGCACCATGCCGGCCAGTCATTGGTCAGGCCCCCAGTGATCAGCAGTGGCCTGATGCCCACAGCAAGTGGCAGACTGCGGGCTACTGAATGCTTTAGACCTTTTGGTCACCTCAGCCTCGGCGGTCACTTCAGCCTTCTGTCCCAGAGCCAGCTGATCCCCCACGCCCAGTTCTCGCTTGCAGTCCCCTTCTTCTCCACAGGGTGGTGCTGTTAGACAGCATTTGCTAGCCAAGTCCTCCCCACAGTGCCACCCACAGAGATGCCCTGCAAAGTCGGAGCTCGGGCACACAAGGCTTGTGAAGGATGGTGCAAGTGGACCAAGCAGACAATCACAGAGTCCAGTGTCTGTGGGTAACGGGCACACGTGTGCCAGTCTCAGATAAACAACAGGAGGAGCAGAGGGGGCCAGGGAGTGACATGGCGGCTCTCCAGCAGCTCGATACGTTACGTGATCCGTGGCACTTCAAGGCTGTGCCAGATGGGCTCAGGTGGCCGGGGTGAAGTGGACGACCACTGGATGGCACTATTTACTTGGGTGGATGGCCACACTTGGACATGCTGTGCTCTGCCAGCCACGGTCACTTCTTGGACACGTCTGAGTGTGCGCTGGTCAATCAGCACAATGGCAGGAGGACATGGAGGTGCAGATGGAGCATGAAAGGTCCTGCCAACTGCTCAGTTTAAAAATCACAGAGAACTGCCTGGCCATGGGTGGGTTTAGGAGGGGGGGTGGGGTATGATGGGCCCACCCAGCTCAACACAATCTGCCATGACAAACACCTAATCTCACGCCATTTGGCTCAGAGTTTCAGGGACTGGGGCTTACCCAGGCAGCAGcgggcacaaggcagaagccCACCCTGGACCAGCACACGCACTCCCACACAGGACATGCCCAGTGCTCACAGATGACATCCAGTGTGGGTTAGGAGCCGCACAGTGGGTCTGTGGGGtcttgcaccaccgtgccaccccaaatgCCAGGAAACGTCAGGCACAGACAGACAAATGGGGTTCTGCTGAACAACTTCATGGAGCAATAAAGAGGTGgctacagcaccccctgctggGACCCTTAAGTGACAGCCCGTCATGCCCACCTGGTAGTCGTCATCGGTCAGCTGGCCACCCTCCACTCCGTCCCCTGCTGGGACCCTCTAAGACCGCCGACCACAGCTGCCGCACTTTCCCGTCTATTTATAAGCACATCTCATCTTACGCTGACCCCCCGGCCTTCAGTCTCGCTGTTCTGCCCCCCTCTGGCTCTCCTGTTATAGTCTGGATGGGGGGAGTCAATAAAATCAGACCGGACCCCACTGAGAACGTGCCGGTCAGCGTCATGTCCAACTCCTGCAAGTGACCCCAGCAGGAAAACGGCAGGCGGGTTAGGGAAAGTGGGCACGTGTGGCATCCAGGGCAGCAAATGCCAGGGCATGACTCCAGGGCAGGAATCAGCGAGTGAGGCATGGGCATTTGAAATGGAAGAGAGAAGTGAGTGACTACAAGAGCTGCCCTTCACtcgttatgaaaggcactatataacagtgcCACGCCAGAAGGGGGCCAGTGAGTGCGCTGACCTGATGGAGGACAGAGGGGATTGGCTGCCCCCTGTAGCCTGGCACGGGCTCAGGTGGCCAACTGTGCCGTGAGTCCTGCTGAGTTTGGCCTTCAGCACTCTGACCAAATGTCTAGCTCCTGTCATGAGGGGGCAGCCGGGTGGGCACACTCAAATCCTCACcacgcttttttttttacagtctctATCGTGAGACCACCAGGAGCAGCATGAAGACCAAAAATGGGATGACCACCCTCCCCACACGCACATTGGCACAGCTCAAATATAAAATCAAGAGAACAGGTGCCAACATAAGACAGAGTGCCCACTAGTTCAGCTGACCTGTGTCACACAAGTGTGAAAACACAACTAAAGGGAAAGCCCCCAGATACCCCCTACTGTGGCACCTCTGCCCTCTCCCCTGGTGAATTCTGACAGGTTCCCATCTGATAGGTGGCCTTAAGGTGTCAAGGAGGTGAATGAGAGGCATCATGTATGTGCCTTGCCAGCGGGTGCCAGCCCTCAGAAAATCAAAGGAGAGCCACCCAGTCCATGTGTTCGCAGAagggccagcagggggcactgtgTCTTCATTGTGGACAGGGCCAGACGTCTCTCTAGTGTTCCTTTATTTAATGCCCAGGGTGTGTGAACTACAGCTACATGGTAGTCAGTCCTGCCAGTCCAATTGCCCATGGAGTGAAGCTGCTGTATGCTCAGAGTTACGGGCACGTGGGCCCGAACCTCTATGTGAGTCACTTGCAGGGGCTGGGCTCTCGTTCACTTCCAGGGGTACCAGATAAAGGTGTGCCATGGTGTCGGCTGGCACGACAGGATTGAAACCTGACAGGGCTCTGCCACAGTGGGCTGCCTTTGGATGTGGGTTCAGTTGCTGGCTGCtctggcatcctgtccaaggGTGCTCCTCACTTTGAACCCCATGCTGCCAGGAGAGGTTGGCATACCCTTGATGCTGAGAAAAAGGCAGACGGACAGGTAGGGAATGCGGGCAGTGAAGGTGAAGACATCACAAAGCTGCAAGGTACAGTAGGGCATGGGTATGGATGTGCCAGCACCGGTTTGATGGAAACTGGCACTGTCTGCCAACTTTGCCATTTTAACTTTGATTCCTCAGGTTCGTGACAAGAACGTGTAATGGACGCTGATGTTTAAGGCCAAGGCGGCTGACAGAAGTTAATTTATCTGCTCTGCCAATAACTGAGAAGCACACAATGGATAAGCACAGATGGGCAACCTGCTGGCACGTGGGGCTCAGCTTATCCAGGTGGCACAAAGGGTAGTTTGACTGAAATGCAACTCCAGGCTGTGCCCAGATGGACATACAGTGCTGTTCTGAAATCTCAGTGACCAGTCTAATCATCTCAGGGCATGCGATTGGacttctatatagcgcctttacattACGGGCCACACAGCTTAGACTGGGGTGCAGTGGGCAGTGCCACCTTGTGCTTGTTTTCTTTCTCGACTATCAATCTCGGGCTCTCTTTCTGTCCCGCTCCGTTTTCAAAATGAAGTGCGACGTGCGCTATGCAGCGGAGCGGGACcttggttatatagcgccttcacagAGGGGGGCGGGGACAGGCAGGCGCGTGCGTCCCTTTTGGGCTCCTGAGCTCCGGCGCGCGTCGGGAAGTGACGCCATCAGCCTGGCCGCTTTCCCCGCCATATAGCGACTTTGCGAGGAGAAAGAGGAGGAGGCCGCCCGAGTTTTCTGTTGTGCTAAGTGATCTCACTACGCCGAGCTTGACCGATCCtgccccccccacacacacacacacacacactcacactccccCCTTCACGCCCCCTTAGGCCGGTCCCGCTGCCTTCCCTGGGATTGGCCGGGATGACATTTTGGGAAGGGGCTTCGGGGAGGGACGTCAGTTTCAAGGCGCCCCGCGGCCAGCCGCGGACCAAGGAAGGGGGAGCCTTGAAACGGCGCAAAAGTGAATGTGGAGATTTGCACAAAGAGAGACGCGGCGCAGTCGAGACGGCGACAGGGAAGAGCGGAAAGGAGTcgagcaaagaaaagaaaaagaaaaagaaaaagaaaagtgacgGCAAGAAAAGACAAGAAGACAAAACGCAAGACAGGCGCCGGGGTCCGTCCGCTCAGCTCAGCTCGTCTGCCGCTCACCATACGCCCCCCCCCCCGTCCCGGACCCTCGGTCAGCCATGCGGGCGCCCGGCCGACTCGCGATGCCACCGCCGCCTCTgcctctgctgctgctgctgctgttgttgttgctgccGCCCCTGCTGCTCCACGGCCAGCCGCCCGGCGACAGGGGCATCTCGGTGCCCGAGCACGGCTTCTGCCAGCCCATCTCCATCCCGCTGTGCACGGACATCGCCTACAACCAGACCATCATGCCCAACCTGGTGGGCCACACGAACCAGGAGGACGCGGGGCTGGAGGTGCACCAGTTCTACCCGCTGGTCAAGGTGCAGTGCTCGCCCGAGCTCAAGTTCTTCCTGTGCTCCATGTACGCCCCGGTGTGCACCGTCCTGGAGCAGGCCATCCCGCCGTGTCGCTCCATCTGCGAGCGGGCCAAGCAGGGCTGCGAGGCGCTCATGAACAAGTTTGGCTTCCAGTGGCCCGAGCGGCTGCGCTGCGAGAACTTCCCGGTGCACGGGGCCGAGCAGATCTGCGTGGGACAGAACCACTCGCAACAGGGCCGGCCCACCCTCTACCCGCCCACGCTGCCCGCACACGACCCGGAGATGGGCACGCCTGGAGTGCACCGGCCCCCCTCGCTGGACCAGGCCTTCCACTGCCCCTGGGTGCTCAAGGTGCCCCCCTACCTGAACTACAAGTTCCTGGGTGAGAAGGACTGCGCCGCCCCCTGTGAGCCCTCCAGGAGCAATGGCTACATGTTCTTCAGCCACGACGAGATCAAGTTCGCCCGCATCTGGATCCTCATCTGGTCCTCGCTGTGCTGCGCGTCCACGTTGTTCACGGTGACCACCTACCTGGTGGACATGCAGAGGTTCCGCTACCCGGAGCGGCCCATCATCTTCCTCTCGGGCTGCTACACCATGGTGTCCATCGCCTACATCGCCGGCTTCATCCTGGACGACAAGGTGGTGTGCAACGAGCGCTTCTCGGAGGACGGCTACAAGACGGTGGTGCAGGGGACCAAGAAGGAGGGCTGCACCATCCTCTTCATGATGCTCTACTTCTTCAGCATGGCCAGCTCCATCTGGTGGGTCATTCTGTCCCTCACCTGGTTTCTAGCAGCGGGCATGAAGTGGGGCCACGAAGCCATCGAGTCCAACTCCCAGTActtccacctggcggcttgggcgGTGCCAGCGGTGAAGACCATAACCATCCTGGCCCTGGGGCAGATCGACGGCGACCTGCTGAGTGGGGTGTGCTTCGTGGGGCTGCAGAGCGTGGACCCCCTGCGCGGCTTCGTCCTGGCGCCCCTCTTCGTCTACCTCTTCATCGGCACCTCCTTCTTGCTGGCCGGGTTCGTGTCGCTCTTCCGTATCCGCACCATCATGAAGCACGACGGCACCAAGACCGAGAAGCTGGAGAAGCTGATGGTGCGCATCGGGGTGTTCAGCGTGCTCTACACCGTGCCCGCCACCATCGTCATCGCCTGCTTCTTCTACGAGCAGGCCTTCCGCCAGCACTGGGAACGCAGCTGGGTGAGCCACAACTGCAAGAGCTTGGCCATCCCGTGCCCGCACCAGTACACCCCCAGGATGAGCCCCGACTTCACCGTCTACATGATCAAGTACCTCATGACGCTCATTGTTGGCATCACGTCAGGCTTCTGGATCTGGTCCGGCAAAACTCTGCAATCCTGGCGCAAGTTCTACACCCGGCTGACCAACAGCAGGCACGGAGAAACCACAGTGTGACGGCGGATGGACGGCTCGCCGGCTCTGAGGGCTCCAGTTCATTCCCATTTAGAGGGGCACCTTGCCACTCGCCAGGGGGTGTCCCGGCACACTTTAGGAGGCCTGAGGGCAGCCTCTGGACGGCTGTTGGTGGACACTCGGTGTTCTCTTCTCTTCCTAAACCCGCGTGGAGCCGCGACTCACGAGTACTGTGAGTTGCCTGGCTGGGGGGTCTCCTACTGACCCCTGCTACTTCAGAACTCTATGCCCTGTGCCACCTGTGAATGACTCGGGACTCGTCTGCTGGGTGGGCGGGCAGGCCGGGGTGAGGCCTTGTGAACAAATGAAGTGGGGCCCAGAGTTGCCCCTCCTCGGGCCGAGTGCCCCTCTTTTACGAATGTTTGTCTTTTGTAACTGCTCTCCTCAAAATATACGTCTATTTTAAATACGAGCTCCGTGTGGCTTCTGTGATTTGGGGGTCAGGAGGGGGCCTGACGGCTGGAAATGGGCGATACGTGCCAAGGTGAGGGGAGGGCAACTGCGAGCACAGGGTGCCCCATGGGGAGTGAGTGAGCTGTCTAATGGAACGGGCACGGAGCTGTACACTTGGCGCATGTCTGCCGAGCGCGGCGCTGTATTGGATGGCACATCCAGTGAGACTGGCACTACATTGGGCCACAAGTCCAGTGAGAGTGGTGTCATGTCAGACCGCTAATCTAGTGAGAGTGGCATTATACTGGCAGGCCCTCCAGATCTAGTGACAATGGCACTGTACAGTTGGCGCATGTCCGCCGAGCGCGGCGCTGTATTGGATGGCACATCTAGTGAGATTGGCACTACATTGGGCCACAAGTCCAGTGAGAGTGGTGTCATGTTAGACCGCTAATCTAGTGAGAGTGACGTTATAATGGCGGACCCTCCAGATCTAGTGACAATGGCACTGTACAGTGGCGCACATCCGGCGAGCGTGGCGCTATATTAGACTGTATACCCGCTGGGAATGGGGCTATATAAGCCACTGAGAGTGACACCGCGTACTCCTGTAAATCTAACAAGGGTGGCACTACATCCAGTGAGACTGGCACTCGCATCAGAACACAAGTCCAGCGGGGTTTCACTatactggaccacatgtctggtGAGAGTCCTGCTGTTGTGGAGGGCTCCATGGACCTACACGGTGCCCTATTGTAGTCTATGTCCACTAATGGAAGTGGCACCGAGCTGTATTTGGGGCATTGGTCTGGTGAGGGTGACACTATATTGCACCGCTTATCTAGTGAGAGTGGCATTATAATGCACACCCTCCAGATCTAGTGACAATGGCACTGTACAGTGGCGCACATCCGGCAAGCATGGGGCTATATTAGACTGTATACCGGCTGGGAATGGGGCTATATAAGCCACTGAGAGTGACACATTGGTCTGGTGAGGGTGGCACTATATTGCACCGCTTATCTAGTGAGAGTGGCATTATAATGCACAGCCCTCCAGATCTAGTAAGAATGGCGCTGTACTAGGCTGTATGTCCACTGATGGTGGCATTAAACTGGGCAGCAAGTTGTCAAGAGAGCTCCATTGAAACTACACAGTGTTAAATTGTAGTGCATGTCATCAAATAGAAGTGGCACCAAGCTGTACGATGATCTATGTCTGCCAAGGGCGACACTGTATTGAACTTCATATGTACAGTAGTGAGTGTGGCATTATAGCGCACCCCCTGCCATATCTCACGAGAGTGGCACTCACTACCTTACCCTGTACATACAGTGTGAGTAGCACAATATTGGACCACGTGTATACTGGTCTGTAGGTGCAGTGAGAGTGGCACTTTATATTACTGTGTATCTGGTGAGGGTGGCACTACATTAGACCCTATCGCCAATGAGAGTGGTGTCACATTAGACCCTATGTCCATTGAAGGTGGCACTATACTGGGGTGCAACCGTCAGAGATCTTATGGAAACTATGCAGTGCCAAATTGTAGTGCATGTTGTCTAATGGAAGTGGCACAGGGCTGTATGATGAGCTACTGTATGCCAGGTGAGGGTGGCACTATGGTAGACTGTATATGTGTTGACAGTGGCAGCGTTATACTGCACCACACACTGGATTTGGTGACTAGAATGGACTGTGGTATCTAGCAGGAGTGGCACTGCATTAGACTGTATGCCATGTTGTAGACCACCTCGGGTGATGGTGGCACATGATACCGTATCTCTCATCAGAGCTGCACTGCGCACACACATAACTGACACCCTGCAAGGCGCTCTATGCGAGCGTAGCTCTAGTATACCTTGCCTGGAACTG comes from Polypterus senegalus isolate Bchr_013 chromosome 17, ASM1683550v1, whole genome shotgun sequence and encodes:
- the LOC120517695 gene encoding frizzled-2 — translated: MRAPGRLAMPPPPLPLLLLLLLLLLPPLLLHGQPPGDRGISVPEHGFCQPISIPLCTDIAYNQTIMPNLVGHTNQEDAGLEVHQFYPLVKVQCSPELKFFLCSMYAPVCTVLEQAIPPCRSICERAKQGCEALMNKFGFQWPERLRCENFPVHGAEQICVGQNHSQQGRPTLYPPTLPAHDPEMGTPGVHRPPSLDQAFHCPWVLKVPPYLNYKFLGEKDCAAPCEPSRSNGYMFFSHDEIKFARIWILIWSSLCCASTLFTVTTYLVDMQRFRYPERPIIFLSGCYTMVSIAYIAGFILDDKVVCNERFSEDGYKTVVQGTKKEGCTILFMMLYFFSMASSIWWVILSLTWFLAAGMKWGHEAIESNSQYFHLAAWAVPAVKTITILALGQIDGDLLSGVCFVGLQSVDPLRGFVLAPLFVYLFIGTSFLLAGFVSLFRIRTIMKHDGTKTEKLEKLMVRIGVFSVLYTVPATIVIACFFYEQAFRQHWERSWVSHNCKSLAIPCPHQYTPRMSPDFTVYMIKYLMTLIVGITSGFWIWSGKTLQSWRKFYTRLTNSRHGETTV